In Quercus lobata isolate SW786 chromosome 12, ValleyOak3.0 Primary Assembly, whole genome shotgun sequence, a genomic segment contains:
- the LOC115970886 gene encoding tetraspanin-19-like, translating to MARCRRCCLHNSIRAVNLIVNICGVGMIIYSLWLLKKWQDGVAYLPSVSLLPRPWFIYTCLGVGIAVCLSTLAGCMVANCISNYTLCIYIVSICSLLFLEVAVLVTIFFKMDWAEELAKYIDENHTEFKTFVFFHIRMCRSILIMILVPQLCVIVLAIILWAIGTEPRTQGGYLNISDFNHSFLVTPNSPSVLSVSIPVCPKCEVFYRANPRQSFLSYVKGLLRMQFQGRTIDS from the exons ATGGCAAGGTGTAGAAGGTGCTGCTTGCATAACTCAATCAGAGCAGTGAATCTGATAGTGAATATTTGTGGGGTTGGAATGATCATATACTCACTTTGGTTGCTCAAGAAGTGGCAAGATGGGGTTGCTTACCTGCCCTCTGTTTCTTTGCTACCTAGACCCTG GTTTATATACACATGTTTAGGCGTGGGAATTGCTGTCTGCCTGAGCACTCTCGCTGGTTGTATGGTTGCTAATTGTATTAGCAATTATACACTTTGCATA TACATTGTCTCCATCTGCTCGCTTCTTTTCCTAGAAGTTGCTGTGCTTGTCACCATTTTCTTCAAGATGGACTGGGCAGAA GAACTTGCCAAGTACATCGACGAGAACCATACAGAGTTCAAGACTTTTGTGTTCTTCCATATAAGGATGTGCCGCTCGATTCTAATCATGATTTTGGTACCACAG CTGTGTGTTATTGTGCTGGCCATTATTCTTTGGGCTATAGGCACTGAGCCAAGGACTCAAGGTGGCTATTTGAATATATCTGATTTTAACCATTCCTTTCTTGTAACACCTAACTCGCCTTCTGTACTCAGTGTCTCAATACCAGTATGTCCAAAATGTGAAGTTTTCTACAGAGCAAATCCACGCCAAAGTTTTTTATCATATGTTAAAGGCCTTCTTAGAATGCAATTTCAAGGAAGGACCATTGATAGTTAA
- the LOC115970506 gene encoding uncharacterized protein LOC115970506: MTAALNRFISRSANRYRPFFLLMNKWKGFEWTEECALAFQQLKEYLSYPPIMSSPDIDEVLFAYIVVAPHAVSLVLIQVDSGIKRPVYYVNKSLHEAEIRYLPLEKAILAIVHGFTYQKMMTKMFEPQLGKNIEVYINDIVVKSKVVSKHVGDVGNIFEILRKHKLCLNTSKCSFGVGLGKFLSYMVTHRGIEGFKWTEECALAFQQLKEYLSHPPIMSSPEIDEVLSSYIAVAPHAVSLVLIRVYSGIKRPVYYLPLRVVLRSTDYTRRIAKWGTVLGAFDIKYMPRTSVKGQVLADLVAEFAEPLLEEVAATQNMDEKLVDTISLQKPLLWKVYVDSAANQKGSRVGLILISPEKLTIEKSLRLGFSVTNNEAKYEALLEGMSMVQIMGGKVVKMFSDSRLVVGQVKGELEARDERMQGYLSQVRYLQSRFESFSLLHIPRSGNTHTDSLTTLGTSSARNLPRVILIEDLCKPMEVKGKTVHVHQVRVGPSWMDPIVLFLREDILPEDKSEADKVRRKTPRFWLSED; the protein is encoded by the exons ATGACTGCTGCCTTGAACCGGTTTATCTCTCGATCAGCAAATAGATACAGACCCTTCTTCCTGTTGatgaataaatggaagggatttgagtggaccgaggagtgtgctttGGCCTTCCAGCAGCTTAAAGAATATCTCTCTtatccacctatcatgtccagtcctgacATAGATGAAGTTCTATTTGCTTATATTGTTGTGGCCCCTCATGCTGTGAGTCTGGTGTTAATACAAGTTGACAGTGGCATAAAACGGCCAGTCTACTATGTGAACAAGTCATTACATGAGGCTGAGATTCGCTATCTACCACTGGAGAAAGCCATCCTGGCAATAGTGCATG GATTCACCTATCAAAAGATGATGACTAAGATGTTTGAACCACAGTTGGGCAAGaatattgaggtttatataAACGATATAgtggtgaagagtaaggtggtgtcTAAGCATGTGGGAGACGTCggaaacatttttgaaattttgaggaaACACAAGTTATGCCTTAACACTTCCAAGTGCTCTTTTGGTGTAGGATTAGGCAAGTTTCTAAGCTATATGGTGACTCACCGGGGAATCGAG GGATTTAagtggaccgaggagtgtgctttggccttccagcagcttaaggaataTCTCTCTcatccacctatcatgtccagtcctgagATAGATGAAGTTCTATCATCTTATATTGCTGTGGCCCCTCATGCTGTGAGTTTGGTGTTGATACGAGTTTACAGTGGCATAAAACGGCCAGTCtactat CTTCCACTTAGAGTTGTACTTCGAAGTACCGACTACACGAgaaggattgctaaatggggcacagttctaggggcttttgacatcaagtatATGCCCCGTACCTCTGTCAAGGGTCAAGTCCTTGCCGACCTGGTGGCGGAGTTCGCTGAACCCTTACTAGAAGAAGTGGCAGCGACGCaaaacatggatgaaaaattggTTGACACAATCTCCCTACAAAAGCCTTTATTATGGAAAGTATATGTAGACAGTGCTGCAAATCAAAAAGGCTCCAGAGTGGGGCTAATTTTGATCTCACCTGAGAAGCttaccattgaaaaatcattaagattGGGCTTCTCGGTCACAAATAATGAAGCTAAATATGAAGCTTTGCTAGAAGGAATGTCCATGGTTCAAATAATGGGAGGAAAGGTAGTAAAGATGTTTTCAGACTCAAGACTAGTCGTCGGCCAGGTGAAAGGCGAATTAGAAGCAAGAGACGAGAGAATGCAGGGGTACTTAAGTCAAGTTAGGTATTTGCAATCAAGATTTGAATCATTCAGCCTGCTGCACATCCCTAGGAGTGGAAACACACACACTGACTCCCTAACCACACTTGGAACCTCCTCGGCGCGGAACCTACCTCGGGTTATCCTCATAGAAGACTTGTGCAAACCCATGGAGGTAAAGGGAAAGACGGTTCATGTTCACCAAGTTAGAGTAGGgcctagttggatggatccGATAGTATTATTCCTGAGAGAGGACATCTTGCCAGAGGATAAATCAGAGGCTGACAAAGTACGGAGAAAGACGCCTCGTTTCTGGCTATCCGAGGACTAA